Proteins co-encoded in one Holophagales bacterium genomic window:
- the pilO gene encoding type 4a pilus biogenesis protein PilO: MAIELKQLEDKPWYYGLLIGVAFAGGLWAVANWQYPNFTEMQRRLASLKVEYGALQEKIERGRVAERRLPQLREEVRRIELDLNRLLEILPTKRNTEELIKKIEALTRQGDFFLKSFSPKEYVNKDFYAEWPIEIQLDGTYHNLALFFDKMARFSRIINVESLVLTGYSDARLGRTLAATFVLKTFIYLGDQQAAPAAAPGAAPEGAPVGAIPAGTNSGGGE; this comes from the coding sequence GTGGCGATCGAACTGAAGCAGCTCGAAGACAAGCCCTGGTACTACGGCCTCCTGATCGGCGTCGCCTTCGCCGGGGGTCTCTGGGCCGTGGCGAACTGGCAGTACCCGAACTTCACCGAGATGCAGCGCCGCCTCGCCAGCCTGAAGGTCGAATACGGTGCGCTGCAGGAGAAGATCGAACGAGGACGGGTCGCCGAGCGGCGCCTCCCTCAGCTGCGTGAAGAGGTCCGGCGGATCGAGCTCGACCTGAACCGGCTTCTCGAGATTCTCCCGACGAAGCGGAACACGGAAGAGCTGATCAAGAAGATCGAGGCCCTCACGCGGCAGGGAGACTTCTTCCTGAAGAGCTTCTCGCCGAAGGAGTACGTCAACAAGGACTTCTACGCCGAGTGGCCAATCGAGATCCAGCTCGACGGGACGTACCACAACCTCGCGCTCTTCTTCGACAAGATGGCGCGCTTCTCCCGGATCATCAACGTCGAATCCCTGGTCCTCACGGGCTATTCCGACGCGAGGCTCGGTCGCACCCTCGCTGCCACCTTCGTCCTGAAGACCTTCATCTATCTGGGCGACCAGCAGGCGGCGCCAGCGGCCGCACCTGGGGCCGCTCCGGAGGGCGCTCCCGTCGGGGCCATCCCGGCCGGGACGAACTCCGGGGGAGGCGAGTGA
- a CDS encoding metallophosphoesterase family protein, with amino-acid sequence MRYLLISDLHSNDEALSAVMARVRRKRLDRVVCLGDFVGYAADPNKVLDKIRTLPLPAVSIRGNHDKVVAGVDTGEMFNPPALFAARWTAERLSKENLEFLRRLPCGPILVDERFAICHGSPLDEDAYIFSDWDAQVNFVHMDRVAPAVSVSFFGHSHIPSIFTLEPDGILVEAVRGSRRKLFLEPGKRYLVNPGSVGQPRDRNPRASYAIFDSDDRTVTFDRVPYDVRTTRRKILKAGLPPILGERLLLGL; translated from the coding sequence GTGCGCTACCTCCTCATCTCCGATCTCCATTCGAACGACGAGGCCCTTTCGGCGGTGATGGCCCGCGTTCGTCGCAAGAGGCTCGACCGTGTCGTCTGTCTCGGCGACTTCGTCGGTTACGCGGCCGACCCCAACAAGGTCCTCGACAAGATCCGGACCCTGCCCCTTCCGGCCGTCTCGATCCGCGGCAATCACGACAAGGTGGTCGCCGGGGTCGATACCGGCGAAATGTTCAACCCGCCGGCGCTCTTCGCGGCGCGCTGGACGGCCGAACGTCTCTCGAAGGAGAACCTCGAGTTTCTCAGGCGCCTTCCGTGCGGACCGATCCTCGTGGACGAGCGCTTCGCCATCTGCCACGGCTCGCCGCTCGACGAGGACGCCTACATCTTCTCCGACTGGGACGCCCAGGTGAACTTCGTCCACATGGACCGCGTCGCCCCGGCCGTCTCCGTCTCGTTCTTCGGGCACAGCCACATCCCGTCGATCTTCACCCTCGAGCCGGACGGAATCCTCGTCGAGGCGGTTCGCGGGAGCCGGAGGAAGCTCTTCCTCGAGCCGGGGAAGCGGTACCTCGTCAATCCGGGGTCCGTGGGCCAGCCTCGCGACAGGAACCCCCGGGCGAGCTACGCGATCTTCGACTCCGACGATCGGACGGTGACCTTCGACCGCGTCCCGTACGACGTGAGGACCACCCGCAGAAAGATCCTGAAGGCCGGCCTCCCTCCGATCCTGGGCGAACGGCTTCTCCTCGGGCTCTGA
- the accB gene encoding acetyl-CoA carboxylase biotin carboxyl carrier protein translates to MNVKEIRELADLVARRGLASLELEQEGFRLRIEGPRPVPRDAGPAPASAYPAVPVSWEEKVPRPESSAPGAPAAPPPEVDAGLHLVTSPIVGTFYRASNPDADSFVAVGDTVDKGATLCIVEAMKLMNEIEADVAGTIVEVFPKNGQPVEFGEKLFAIRPA, encoded by the coding sequence ATGAACGTCAAGGAAATCAGGGAACTCGCAGACCTCGTGGCGCGCCGTGGCCTCGCCAGCCTCGAGCTGGAGCAGGAAGGCTTTCGCCTTCGGATCGAGGGCCCTCGGCCCGTCCCAAGGGACGCGGGTCCCGCTCCCGCATCGGCGTATCCCGCCGTCCCCGTCTCGTGGGAGGAGAAGGTCCCCAGGCCGGAAAGCTCCGCGCCGGGTGCGCCGGCTGCGCCTCCGCCGGAGGTCGACGCGGGCCTGCACCTCGTCACGTCGCCGATCGTGGGAACCTTCTATCGTGCCTCCAACCCCGACGCGGACTCCTTCGTGGCGGTCGGGGACACCGTCGATAAGGGCGCCACGCTCTGTATCGTCGAGGCGATGAAGCTCATGAACGAGATCGAGGCGGACGTGGCGGGGACGATCGTCGAGGTCTTCCCGAAGAACGGCCAGCCGGTCGAGTTCGGCGAGAAGCTCTTCGCGATCCGGCCTGCCTGA
- a CDS encoding 50S ribosomal protein L28, with amino-acid sequence MPQMCEVCGKSPVAGHRVSHAHNVTNRQFRPNLRKVRAAVPGGSKRVTVCTRCLRSDKVTKVVR; translated from the coding sequence ATGCCCCAGATGTGTGAAGTATGCGGAAAGTCCCCGGTCGCCGGACACCGGGTCAGCCACGCCCACAACGTCACGAACCGGCAGTTTCGCCCGAACCTCCGGAAGGTCCGCGCCGCGGTCCCCGGCGGCTCGAAGCGGGTCACGGTCTGCACCCGGTGCCTCCGGTCGGACAAGGTCACCAAGGTCGTCCGCTGA
- the pilM gene encoding type IV pilus assembly protein PilM, with protein sequence MFRKAKNLVGLDIGSSAVKLVELKAGKEGKFQLVKAGLENLSPEAIVDGAIMDSSLVVETISRLLASTGVKNANVAVSVSGHSVIVKKIQLPTMPEEELSESIRWEAEQYVPFDINDVYLDYVVLDPGAPGETMGVLLVAAKKEKVDDYKNVVTQAGRTPGLVDVDVFALQNCYEVNYGLDPTRVVALLNIGASVMNVNILASGQTVFWRDITFGGNQFTDALQKAFSLNFEQAEALKKGEPVGGQSAQSIQPVLTGVCEDVAGELQKTIDFFHATSGSDKVDTIVLSGGGSRVTQLDEVLKEKFGLPVEIMNPFRSVTADDRAVDPAWLSENGPSLAIGVGLAVRKLGE encoded by the coding sequence TTGTTCCGCAAGGCCAAGAACCTCGTCGGTCTCGACATCGGCTCGTCCGCCGTGAAGCTGGTCGAGCTCAAGGCGGGCAAAGAGGGGAAGTTCCAGCTCGTCAAGGCGGGCCTCGAGAACCTCTCCCCCGAGGCGATCGTCGATGGCGCGATCATGGATTCCTCGCTCGTCGTCGAGACCATCTCCCGTCTCCTCGCTTCGACCGGGGTCAAGAACGCGAACGTGGCCGTCTCCGTCTCGGGCCACTCGGTCATCGTCAAGAAGATCCAGCTCCCGACGATGCCCGAGGAAGAGCTCTCCGAGTCGATCCGGTGGGAGGCGGAGCAGTACGTCCCGTTCGACATCAACGACGTCTACCTCGACTACGTCGTCCTCGACCCGGGCGCGCCGGGGGAGACCATGGGTGTTCTCCTCGTGGCCGCCAAGAAGGAGAAGGTCGACGACTACAAGAACGTCGTGACCCAGGCCGGTCGGACGCCCGGCCTCGTGGACGTCGACGTGTTCGCGCTCCAGAACTGCTACGAGGTCAATTACGGCCTCGATCCGACCCGCGTCGTGGCCCTCCTGAACATCGGTGCCTCCGTCATGAACGTGAACATCCTCGCGAGCGGCCAGACGGTCTTCTGGCGCGACATCACGTTCGGCGGCAACCAGTTCACGGACGCCCTGCAAAAGGCCTTCTCGCTCAACTTCGAGCAGGCCGAGGCGCTGAAGAAGGGGGAGCCCGTCGGCGGACAGTCCGCCCAGAGCATCCAGCCGGTCCTCACCGGCGTCTGCGAGGACGTGGCGGGCGAGCTGCAGAAGACGATCGACTTCTTCCACGCCACGTCCGGCTCGGACAAGGTCGACACGATCGTCCTTTCCGGCGGCGGCTCGCGGGTGACCCAGCTCGACGAGGTGCTGAAGGAGAAGTTCGGCCTCCCCGTCGAGATCATGAACCCCTTCCGCTCCGTTACCGCCGACGACCGCGCCGTCGACCCGGCGTGGCTGTCGGAGAACGGTCCGTCGCTCGCGATCGGCGTCGGGCTCGCCGTGCGAAAGCTCGGCGAGTGA
- a CDS encoding shikimate kinase, whose amino-acid sequence MTPGGGRVYLVGFMGAGKSTVGRALGARLGVPFVDLDEAFETLSGLTIRCAFEERGEAWFREREAELLRGTEALPGAVVALGGGTFTFPENRAVVQRAGRSLFLDVPFDVIAARLGAKAADRPLFRSVEEARALYDARLASYRLCDGILSLQGDEGVDAVVERIVGALNVPGAG is encoded by the coding sequence GTGACTCCGGGGGGTGGCCGCGTCTATCTCGTCGGTTTCATGGGGGCCGGCAAGTCGACCGTCGGGAGGGCTCTCGGCGCCCGGCTGGGCGTCCCTTTCGTCGACCTCGACGAGGCGTTCGAGACACTCTCTGGCTTGACGATCCGCTGCGCTTTCGAGGAGCGTGGGGAGGCCTGGTTCCGAGAGAGAGAGGCCGAGCTCCTTCGGGGGACCGAGGCCCTTCCAGGCGCCGTGGTCGCGCTCGGCGGCGGGACATTCACGTTCCCGGAGAATCGTGCCGTCGTCCAGCGGGCCGGGCGCTCGCTCTTCCTCGACGTCCCGTTCGACGTCATCGCCGCCCGGCTCGGGGCGAAGGCGGCGGACCGGCCGCTGTTTCGGTCGGTCGAAGAAGCCCGCGCGCTCTATGACGCGCGCCTTGCTTCCTATAGACTTTGCGACGGGATCCTTTCACTTCAGGGGGACGAGGGGGTGGACGCGGTGGTCGAGCGGATCGTCGGGGCGCTCAACGTCCCGGGAGCGGGCTGA
- a CDS encoding tetratricopeptide repeat protein, whose protein sequence is MGLFSRTLSRLEELKKALTRDPASRQFLALADEYRRQGQVREAIGVLERGLAQNPSAVAGHVALGRLLQHGGRLDEALSSFNAALKLDPQNLVALRQIADVHLSRGDTVEAIKKLKLFRGLSPGDREVNELIRHLDGELAAAAAPRSPVQREAPPPPAPELRTGGISVKRAPAPDVPSDTSRSAPGLPIVPPLPAVAEEHVAEHSPAPDLPELIEPAPLATAAVVEPSPPLDATSSVGSMGPAASADEPSRSGASSEGSPVLGPVTPDAPAMTETLAELLRAQGHLGDARDAYRLLARTETEPDRARRLLDVAHEISGVRAGTVRGRLESWVEPFARTVGRRDSDLVGAVQEVVERLGATAAVVTDFEGVPVVDVGPRSEAEAMENLAAELTAFWKNVRRSRAEIGEGALDSFVLSGTAGSVTVKAITPAYALLLKAGPGIPAGRIRFEAARAAEKLRPALL, encoded by the coding sequence ATGGGCCTTTTCAGTCGTACCCTGTCCCGCCTCGAGGAGCTCAAGAAGGCGCTGACCCGGGATCCGGCTTCGCGCCAGTTCCTGGCGCTGGCGGACGAGTACCGACGCCAGGGACAGGTCCGCGAGGCGATCGGCGTCCTCGAGCGCGGCCTCGCCCAGAACCCATCGGCGGTCGCCGGACACGTGGCCCTCGGGCGCCTTCTCCAGCACGGAGGGCGCCTGGACGAAGCGCTCTCCTCGTTCAATGCGGCGCTGAAGCTCGATCCGCAGAATCTGGTCGCCCTGCGCCAGATCGCCGACGTCCATCTTTCTCGTGGTGACACCGTCGAGGCCATCAAGAAGCTGAAGCTCTTCCGTGGCCTGAGCCCGGGCGATCGTGAGGTCAACGAGCTGATTCGCCACCTCGACGGCGAGCTGGCCGCAGCTGCGGCCCCGAGATCCCCGGTCCAGCGGGAGGCCCCGCCGCCGCCCGCGCCGGAGCTTCGGACCGGAGGGATTTCCGTCAAGAGGGCACCAGCGCCGGACGTGCCCTCCGACACGAGCCGTTCCGCTCCGGGCCTGCCGATCGTCCCACCTTTGCCCGCCGTGGCCGAGGAGCACGTGGCGGAGCATTCGCCGGCCCCCGACTTGCCGGAACTCATCGAGCCGGCGCCGCTCGCGACCGCGGCGGTCGTGGAGCCGTCCCCTCCGCTCGATGCGACTTCGTCCGTCGGATCAATGGGCCCGGCGGCCTCGGCCGACGAGCCGTCCCGGTCCGGCGCGTCGTCGGAAGGCTCACCGGTCCTCGGCCCGGTAACTCCGGACGCTCCTGCGATGACCGAAACTCTCGCCGAGCTGCTCCGGGCGCAGGGGCACCTGGGAGACGCGCGGGACGCCTACAGACTGCTGGCCCGAACCGAGACCGAGCCCGATCGCGCCCGGAGACTCCTCGACGTCGCGCACGAGATCTCCGGAGTGCGGGCCGGCACGGTACGAGGACGTCTCGAGTCCTGGGTGGAGCCGTTTGCGAGGACCGTCGGCAGGAGGGATTCCGATCTCGTCGGAGCCGTCCAGGAGGTCGTGGAAAGGCTTGGGGCCACGGCGGCGGTCGTGACGGATTTCGAAGGAGTGCCCGTCGTCGACGTCGGGCCGCGGAGCGAAGCCGAAGCGATGGAGAACCTGGCGGCCGAGCTGACCGCATTCTGGAAGAACGTGCGTCGGAGCCGGGCCGAGATCGGAGAAGGGGCCCTCGACAGCTTCGTCCTTTCGGGAACGGCCGGATCTGTCACCGTCAAGGCGATAACCCCGGCCTACGCGCTTCTCCTGAAGGCCGGCCCAGGAATCCCGGCCGGACGCATCCGGTTCGAGGCGGCACGCGCCGCAGAGAAGCTTCGCCCGGCCCTCCTCTGA
- a CDS encoding PilN domain-containing protein, with translation MIKINLLSEAKPAKKKRGVSALGGAGRLNLFLILGGLLLGLLVVGVQWWVESSRLKEQEEKNRLAQQEVTRLEAVLKEVADFEDKKAKLQRKVDLINSLKASQRGPVRLMDEVSNALPDLLWLESMELNGNQISIDGKALNPPAVANFFTNLKLVQAFQEPKLTVLAAATAGSANLYNYELSFVFADLDRTQFETAAAPASGADSPATAAPAVPAAPAAPAAGN, from the coding sequence ATGATCAAGATCAACCTCCTCTCCGAAGCCAAGCCCGCCAAGAAGAAGCGGGGCGTCTCCGCACTCGGTGGGGCGGGCCGGCTGAACCTGTTCCTGATCCTCGGGGGGCTCCTGCTCGGGCTCCTCGTCGTCGGCGTCCAGTGGTGGGTCGAGTCCTCGCGGCTCAAGGAGCAGGAAGAGAAGAACCGGCTCGCGCAGCAGGAAGTCACCCGTCTCGAGGCGGTGCTCAAGGAAGTCGCGGACTTCGAGGACAAGAAGGCCAAGCTGCAGAGGAAGGTCGACCTCATCAACTCGCTCAAGGCGAGCCAGCGGGGTCCCGTGCGCCTGATGGACGAGGTCTCCAACGCCCTTCCGGACCTCCTGTGGCTCGAGAGCATGGAGCTCAATGGCAACCAGATCTCCATCGACGGCAAGGCGCTCAATCCGCCTGCGGTCGCGAACTTCTTCACGAACCTCAAGCTGGTGCAGGCCTTCCAGGAGCCGAAGCTGACGGTCCTGGCCGCGGCCACCGCCGGATCGGCGAACCTCTACAACTACGAGCTCTCGTTCGTCTTCGCGGACCTCGACCGGACCCAGTTCGAAACCGCCGCCGCACCGGCGTCCGGCGCCGATAGTCCGGCAACTGCCGCGCCCGCCGTGCCTGCCGCGCCTGCCGCGCCTGCCGCGGGGAACTGA
- a CDS encoding IPT/TIG domain-containing protein: protein MRRTLQPLLAVAGLSLLLAGCSGESPTSPKPPTDGGGNNGTCTVTIALDATSVTPMAGTAIIVRATVRKGGALVPDGTSVLFTTDFGFFLETGLTSVSKVTQNGFADVTLGATSSGLSKIKASFECGSAEKSIQYQPVPTNGPFISSIDPTMGTCAGGDTVTINGGRFGTSTEGVQILFGGQPASVQTLSDNKIVILTPARTLANPQVPEVVDVTVRFFAGDIPIGSVTAARAFTYYCVDPNRRMTVTALTPISGPPEGGQQVVITGTNFLPSATSSTATTRVTFGGAPASVVAVTNTEITVTTPRRILANPAVPETVDVSVTVDLGLVSAQSGILPQSYTYRSGGSAGQCVGAAGLFVATVRPENPTNAGNPDGGDIVVISGGGFTSGGSSTTLDRTDVFFGGSQGVTLSVSDNEIRVSTPRRVLTSPDRPDTVSVKLIVDAGGPNEACVESVGAYTYFPGGFLEPVITSISPSTGPNDASTRVTVFGRNFALPMQVFVGGVEASVVEIRASEIIFLTPMATGPNSALAGQTVDVVVRNPYTGRDTTSPVQFRYYACPTINTIVPVTTPWNQSTVVTITGQAFEEPVEVTFESDTLLIRPIVTSVSSSLITVVMPAIDPGLGGAGGCENVVGEFRVRFPSIACDEPDTDTRTFTYSVNPMTAVSASPTQLNQAGGPVGSPQTIPLTITVVGTNFVDPMTVEVYGGAGASIPVNNAVVANSGQLTFTAPAVPDSALNTQPCVPSGGTTVTGVRNVPTSFGIRLRNARTGCTVDLPNVLIYNPFDTTCRVAVAVTTATLPTATLCQAYPGATATASGGTIPYTWSATGLPPGMIIDALTGQITGTPQLATAGTGGTTAISVTLSVTDGTPSTASRTVGMQVIDPNGPFGVTAPPPATIGTAVGAAIGTFTATPNPTSASFNPVNWAVVGGTGAAGVNLVATGQTSAMTSNGTLPVSATPYTVQVRATDTPSCSGAAHTATVTYTFTVQ from the coding sequence ATGCGCCGAACCCTCCAGCCCCTCCTCGCAGTCGCGGGACTCTCCCTCCTTCTCGCCGGGTGCTCGGGTGAGTCTCCGACGTCGCCCAAGCCGCCCACTGACGGCGGCGGCAACAACGGCACGTGTACCGTGACGATCGCCCTCGACGCCACTTCGGTGACGCCGATGGCAGGGACGGCGATCATCGTCCGCGCCACCGTGAGAAAAGGGGGGGCGCTCGTACCCGATGGGACGTCCGTCCTCTTCACGACCGATTTCGGCTTCTTCCTCGAGACGGGCCTGACGAGCGTCTCGAAGGTGACCCAGAACGGCTTCGCCGACGTCACCCTCGGGGCGACGTCGTCGGGCCTCTCGAAGATCAAGGCGTCGTTCGAGTGCGGCTCGGCCGAGAAGTCCATCCAGTACCAGCCGGTACCGACGAACGGGCCATTCATCTCCTCGATCGATCCGACGATGGGAACCTGCGCGGGCGGGGACACCGTGACGATCAACGGTGGCCGCTTCGGAACGAGTACCGAGGGCGTCCAGATACTGTTCGGCGGGCAACCCGCTTCGGTGCAGACCCTGTCCGACAACAAGATCGTCATCCTCACGCCGGCGCGGACGCTCGCGAATCCGCAGGTCCCCGAGGTCGTGGACGTCACCGTTCGATTCTTCGCGGGTGACATCCCGATCGGTTCGGTGACTGCGGCCCGGGCGTTCACGTACTACTGCGTCGATCCGAACCGTCGCATGACGGTCACCGCGCTCACTCCGATCTCCGGTCCCCCCGAAGGTGGCCAGCAGGTCGTGATCACGGGAACCAATTTCCTCCCGAGCGCGACGAGCTCGACGGCGACGACGCGCGTGACGTTCGGCGGCGCGCCCGCCTCCGTCGTCGCCGTCACCAACACGGAGATCACCGTCACCACTCCGCGTCGCATCCTGGCGAACCCGGCCGTGCCGGAGACCGTGGACGTCTCGGTGACGGTCGACCTCGGCCTCGTATCGGCGCAGAGCGGAATCCTCCCGCAGTCCTACACGTATCGGTCGGGGGGGAGTGCCGGACAGTGTGTCGGCGCGGCCGGACTCTTCGTCGCCACGGTCCGGCCCGAGAACCCGACCAACGCCGGTAACCCGGATGGCGGAGACATCGTCGTCATCTCCGGAGGTGGGTTCACGTCCGGCGGATCGAGCACCACCCTGGACCGGACGGACGTCTTCTTCGGCGGAAGTCAGGGAGTCACGCTGAGCGTGTCGGACAACGAGATTCGCGTGTCGACACCTCGCCGGGTCCTGACGAGCCCGGACCGTCCCGATACGGTTTCCGTGAAGCTCATCGTCGATGCCGGCGGCCCGAACGAGGCCTGCGTCGAGTCGGTCGGGGCGTACACGTACTTCCCGGGCGGATTCCTCGAGCCGGTCATCACCTCCATCTCACCGTCGACGGGCCCGAACGATGCCTCGACGAGAGTCACGGTCTTCGGGAGGAACTTCGCGCTCCCCATGCAGGTCTTCGTGGGTGGCGTCGAGGCCTCGGTCGTCGAGATCCGGGCCAGCGAGATCATCTTCCTCACGCCGATGGCGACCGGACCGAACAGCGCGCTCGCCGGTCAGACCGTCGACGTCGTCGTCCGGAACCCGTATACGGGTCGGGACACGACCAGCCCCGTGCAGTTCCGCTATTACGCCTGCCCGACGATCAACACCATCGTTCCGGTGACGACGCCCTGGAACCAGTCGACCGTCGTCACGATTACCGGGCAGGCCTTCGAGGAACCGGTCGAGGTCACCTTCGAATCGGACACCCTCCTGATCCGGCCGATCGTCACGTCCGTGTCGTCGTCCCTCATCACCGTCGTGATGCCCGCCATCGATCCGGGTCTCGGTGGTGCCGGGGGCTGCGAGAACGTGGTGGGAGAGTTCCGGGTCCGCTTCCCGTCGATTGCGTGTGACGAACCGGACACAGACACGAGGACCTTCACCTACAGCGTCAACCCGATGACGGCCGTCAGCGCCTCGCCCACGCAGCTGAACCAGGCGGGCGGTCCGGTTGGGTCGCCGCAGACCATCCCGCTCACTATCACGGTCGTCGGGACCAACTTCGTCGATCCGATGACGGTCGAGGTCTACGGAGGTGCCGGAGCATCGATCCCGGTCAACAACGCCGTCGTCGCGAACTCCGGGCAGCTCACCTTCACGGCGCCCGCCGTTCCGGATTCGGCGCTCAACACGCAGCCGTGCGTCCCGTCCGGCGGAACCACCGTCACCGGTGTCCGCAACGTTCCCACGTCGTTCGGCATCCGGCTCCGCAACGCGCGGACCGGCTGCACGGTGGACCTGCCGAACGTCCTCATCTACAACCCGTTCGATACGACGTGCCGCGTCGCGGTCGCGGTCACGACGGCCACCCTGCCCACCGCGACGCTCTGCCAGGCCTATCCGGGCGCCACGGCGACCGCCTCCGGCGGCACGATTCCCTATACCTGGTCCGCGACCGGGCTTCCGCCCGGCATGATCATCGACGCCCTGACCGGGCAGATTACCGGGACGCCTCAGCTCGCGACGGCCGGGACCGGAGGCACGACCGCGATCTCCGTGACGCTGTCCGTCACGGACGGGACACCGTCAACCGCATCGCGTACCGTCGGGATGCAGGTCATCGACCCGAACGGACCGTTTGGCGTCACGGCTCCGCCGCCGGCCACCATCGGCACCGCAGTCGGCGCCGCGATCGGAACGTTCACGGCCACGCCGAATCCGACATCCGCCTCGTTCAACCCTGTGAACTGGGCCGTCGTCGGGGGCACGGGAGCTGCCGGAGTCAACCTGGTGGCAACCGGACAGACTTCCGCAATGACCTCCAACGGGACCCTTCCCGTGAGCGCCACCCCGTATACCGTCCAGGTGCGCGCTACCGACACTCCCTCGTGCAGCGGTGCCGCACATACGGCAACGGTGACGTACACCTTCACGGTGCAGTAG
- the accC gene encoding acetyl-CoA carboxylase biotin carboxylase subunit translates to MFRKVLVANRGEIALRIIAACKELGIATVAVHSTIDRSALHVEAADESVCIGPASPAGSYLNITSIVAAAEITGADAVHPGYGFLAENAHFAEILGEVGLTWIGPSPEAIRKMGDKSVARETAKKAGVPTVPGSPGAVASADEALKIADRIGYPVLLKAIAGGGGRGMRVARNGKELAAAFGLASNEAERAFSNGALYLEKYLAEPRHVEVQVFGDRLGKIVHLGERECSLQRRHQKILEESPSPAVSAELRERMGAAAIAAARAVDYVGAGTVEFLLDQDGSFYFMEMNTRIQVEHPVTEMVTGFDLVKEQIRVAAGEPLSFPRVGIGPGEFRPRGHAIEFRINAEDPEKFTPSPGTITTLHVPGGPGVRVDTAAYIGWRIPPDYDSLLAKLIVHGQTRDEALARGRRALELFVVQGVKTTIPLHLRLLDHPDVRHGRVSTKWLERWLAGEAPGR, encoded by the coding sequence ATGTTCCGCAAGGTCCTCGTCGCGAACCGCGGGGAGATCGCGCTCCGGATCATCGCGGCCTGCAAGGAGCTCGGGATCGCCACGGTCGCCGTCCACTCGACGATCGACCGTTCCGCGCTGCACGTGGAGGCGGCGGACGAGTCGGTCTGCATCGGGCCGGCCTCGCCCGCGGGCTCCTACCTGAACATCACGTCGATCGTCGCTGCGGCCGAGATCACCGGGGCCGACGCCGTGCACCCGGGATACGGATTCCTGGCCGAGAACGCCCACTTCGCCGAGATCCTGGGGGAGGTCGGCCTCACCTGGATCGGTCCCTCCCCGGAGGCGATCCGAAAGATGGGCGACAAGTCGGTGGCGAGGGAGACGGCGAAGAAGGCGGGCGTTCCGACCGTTCCCGGCAGCCCGGGTGCGGTCGCGTCGGCGGACGAAGCGCTGAAGATCGCCGACCGCATCGGCTACCCGGTTCTTCTCAAGGCGATCGCCGGCGGTGGCGGGCGGGGAATGCGGGTCGCTCGGAACGGCAAGGAGCTCGCCGCGGCGTTCGGCCTCGCTTCGAACGAGGCGGAACGAGCCTTCTCGAACGGAGCCCTCTATCTCGAGAAGTACCTCGCCGAGCCCCGGCACGTCGAGGTCCAGGTCTTCGGTGACCGCCTCGGAAAGATCGTCCACCTCGGCGAGCGCGAGTGCTCGCTGCAGCGGCGCCACCAGAAGATCCTCGAGGAATCTCCCTCTCCCGCCGTCTCGGCGGAGCTCCGCGAGAGGATGGGCGCCGCGGCGATCGCCGCGGCGCGCGCCGTCGACTACGTCGGGGCCGGGACCGTCGAGTTTCTCCTCGACCAGGACGGCTCCTTCTACTTCATGGAGATGAACACGCGGATCCAGGTCGAGCACCCGGTGACCGAGATGGTCACGGGTTTCGACCTCGTGAAGGAGCAGATCCGGGTCGCCGCGGGCGAGCCGCTCTCCTTTCCCCGGGTGGGGATCGGGCCCGGCGAGTTCCGGCCGCGCGGCCACGCGATCGAGTTCCGCATCAACGCGGAGGATCCCGAGAAGTTCACGCCCTCTCCCGGCACGATCACGACGCTCCACGTCCCGGGAGGTCCCGGGGTCCGTGTCGACACGGCGGCCTACATCGGCTGGAGGATCCCTCCCGACTACGATTCGCTCCTGGCCAAGCTCATCGTGCACGGACAGACGCGAGATGAGGCGCTGGCACGCGGACGGCGGGCGCTCGAGCTCTTCGTCGTACAGGGCGTGAAGACGACCATCCCGCTCCACCTGAGGCTCCTCGACCACCCCGACGTTCGCCACGGACGCGTCTCGACCAAGTGGCTCGAGCGGTGGCTCGCCGGGGAGGCTCCCGGGCGTTGA